Proteins encoded within one genomic window of Triticum aestivum cultivar Chinese Spring chromosome 2D, IWGSC CS RefSeq v2.1, whole genome shotgun sequence:
- the LOC123048191 gene encoding putrescine hydroxycinnamoyltransferase 3-like: protein MDVASALLPVLSSKPDRSRPAMEVQILSSKLVKPAASTDAAAVDEYVPLSTFDRVTYQIQMAIIYVFAPPVPSTAALEKGLAVALAQYRVFAGQLVVRGEAPGGGPAVLLNDHGARVVEASVDADLVDVAPPKPKPELLWLHPNLEEAMDEVVVLQLTRFRCGSLAVGFTANHAVTDGRGTSNFLVAWGRATRGLAMGLPPVYNHDELFMPRSVSRVEFDHRNREYYLPPLLTNIGSEAVDDVKKNSIVIHKTHFTKDWITLLRARASEGLDRPFSRFETILAHLWRAMTRARGLGHNETSTIRLSVDGRDRLGVPAEYAGNLVLWAFPQATAGDLLNRPLKHAAQVIHNEVARVADADYFRSFVDFASSGTVEEEGLAPSAALNLREVLCPDLEVHSWLTFPFYDLDFGTGTPSYVMPSYFPAEGLIFLMPSYIGDGSVDAFVPVFQCNVEAFKQCVYCISMNDME, encoded by the coding sequence ATGGACGTAGCTAGCGCACTGCTGCCGGTCCTAAGCTCCAAGCCGGACAGGTCGAGGCCGGCAATGGAGGTTCAGATCCTAAGCTCCAAGCTCGTCAAGCCAGCTGCGTCGACCGATGCCGCCGCCGTGGACGAGTACGTCCCTCTCTCCACCTTCGACAGGGTAACGTACCAGATCCAAATGGCCATCATCTACGTCTTCGCGCCGCCGGTCCCCTCCACGGCCGCCCTCGAGAAGGGCCTAGCCGTGGCGCTCGCCCAGTACCGCGTCTTCGCGGGGCAACTAGTCGTCCGCGGGGAGGCACCCGGTGGAGGCCCGGCGGTGCTGCTCAACGACCACGGCGCGCGCGTCGTGGAGGCGTCCGTGGACGCCGATCTCGTCGACGTGGCGCCGCCCAAGCCCAAGCCGGAGCTGCTGTGGCTGCACCCGAACCTGGAGGAGGCGATGGATGAGGTGGTGGTGCTGCAGCTCACACGGTTCCGCTGCGGCTCCCTCGCCGTCGGGTTCACGGCCAACCACGCCGTCACCGACGGCCGTGGCACCAGCAACTTCCTCGTCGCCTGGGGGCGCGCCACCAGGGGACTAGCCATGGGCCTCCCCCCCGTGTACAACCACGACGAGCTCTTCATGCCCCGATCCGTGTCCCGCGTCGAGTTCGACCACCGCAATCGGGAGTATTACCTGCCACCGTTGCTCACCAACATCGGCAGCGAGGCCGTCGACGACGTCAAGAAGAACAGCATCGTCATCCACAAGACGCATTTCACCAAGGACTGGATAACACTTCTCCGTGCCAGAGCGTCGGAAGGCCTTGACCGCCCGTTCAGCCGGTTCGAGACAATCCTCGCCCACCTGTGGCGCGCCATGACGCGCGCGCGGGGCCTTGGCCACAACGAGACATCTACGATCCGGCTGTCGGTGGACGGCCGCGACCGCCTCGGCGTGCCGGCGGAGTACGCCGGTAATCTCGTCCTGTGGGCGTTCCCGCAAGCCACGGCGGGCGACCTGCTGAACCGGCCGCTGAAGCATGCGGCGCAGGTCATTCACAACGAGGTGGCGAGGGTGGCTGACGCCGACTACTTCCGGTCATTCGTGGACTTCGCGAGCTCCGGCACCGTCGAAGAGGAAGGACTCGCACCAAGCGCCGCGTTGAACCTGAGAGAAGTGCTGTGCCCGGACCTGGAGGTGCACAGCTGGCTCACCTTCCCGTTCTACGACCTGGACTTCGGCACGGGGACGCCTTCGTACGTGATGCCGTCCTACTTCCCGGCAGAGGGGCTCATCTTCCTCATGCCATCCTACATCGGCGACGGTAGTGTGGATGCCTTCGTGCCGGTGTTTCAGTGCAACGTCGAGGCCTTCAAACAATGCGTCTACTGCATCTCAATGAATGATATGGAGTAG